The sequence CCGCCTATGTTTGAGCCAGTGCACGGCAGCGCGCCGGACATTGAAGGCCGCGGCATCGCCAATCCCATTGCATCTATCTGGGCTTCAGCTCTGATGATGGAACATCTGGGAGAGCCGGAAGCCAGCCGGCGCATCCTGCATGCCCTCAGGCAGGTGACGGCAGAAATGAAGGTCCGCACGCCGGACCTGGGCGGGAAAAACACGACGGGGGAATTTGCTTCAGCGGTAATCGAAAAACTCTAGCGGACGAACCCGAATCTGGTTCTTCAGCGCGATATGGTAGCCGGCAACAAGCCACTTGCCGTTGCTTTGCAATTCCATGGATATGGTTTCCGTGGCGGGTCCCTGCGCTCTGAAACTCACTGCAAATCGCAGAATCTCATATTCGCCCGGGACAAATCCGGGCGGGTTCGCAGCGTAGGTGGAATCCTCGAATCTGCGAGAAAGCGTCTTTCCATAAAACCGGCGGGCCTTGTTCATTCCCACGATCCAGTCAGCTTTGCTGATACTCGATTGGAACGGCTTTGCCGACAGGTCCCAACTTTTTCCGAATTCGCCACTGTCCACCAGCGCAAGCCATTTAACGGCGGCGCCTCTTCCGTCCGTTGCAGGCTTCACAATCGCCTGGGGTCGCAGGAAAACGGCGAGGTTGAGACAGAAAGAAGCGCTGATCGTAAGGATTGCCGTCTTCATGAAAACCGCCTGGCGTTGTGTTCACCGTATTATAATCCCCGCTTCGCAATGAAAAAATCTCCGTGGCGGCGTTTTCCCAATCAAGATAAACGGTGGTGGAGTCTTCGCGAGGACAGGCGTAGAATTTTGAAAAGGGCGGAAATTCGAGGCTGGAATACCGGGGACCGGGAGGCAGCTTGTGGAATACTTGCTGGTCGTGCTCTTAGTCATTGCCGCTATTTTGGCGATTGCAATGTTCAGTCCAGTTATGATTTTGGTTGATTCGCGCCAACGGCAAGTGCGGGTCCGCTGGCTGTTTGCGCTGGGATTCCAGGCGCCGCTGCCCGGGACGGCAGGTCAAAAGTTTTTCACGATCTTCCGGCGGCCGATTCCAATTCACCGACGACAGCCCCGCGCAGAAGCAACAGGCGTGGATAAGGAAAGACCTGCAAAGAATGCCCGGCCCGGCGCAAAGCCACGGGCGATGAAACAGTTTGTCATACGGTGCCTCGGTGATTCTGACATTCGGCCCGTGCTGGCCCGGCAACTGGCGCTCCTGCTCAGGCGCATTTTCCACTCTGCCAATCTGGCCCGCACGGGCGGGGATATCTCAATGGCCGATCCTGCATTCAACGGAATGGTGGCGGGTGCGCTGGCGGCCACCAACATGGCAAGCCGCTCAGGAATGCGGGTGAACTTCAGGGGTGAAAACAGCCTGTTCCTCGAAGCTCATCTTCATCCGCACCGCATCCTCAAAGCGTTTCTGTTCTTCCTGGCCGGGCTGCCCCACCTGGCCGTTTTCAGACAATGGCGGTCTTTTGCGGCAGCCCAGCGGCACTGAATTCCATCTTGACGGGGCGCTCGTGCTGGCAAACCAAAACACATGAACGGAACAAAGGAGGCAAAAGTGAATCCGGCAGAAGAAATTCTCAAAAGCTTGATCGGAGACCTCAAAGACCTGGCAAAAACGGAGACCATTGTGGGCGCGCCCATCACCATGGGCGAATACGTCATCGTGCCCATCTCACGTGTTTCACTGGGTGTGGGAGCGGGCGGTGGAGTCGGCGAGTCGGACGGCAAAAACGCCAAGAGGGGCGGCAGTGGTCAAGGCGGCGGCGGGGGCGGTGGCATCCGGATGAACCCGGTGGCGCTGGTGGCTGTCCATGGAAGCGAGCTGACAGTGCATCGCCTTGGAGCCGGCGGATCCCTCGGGCGCACCGTCGAGCGGATGCCTGACGTTCTGGAAACAACGCTGGAAAAGGCGTTTGATCTGTGGCAGGGGCGCAAAGTCAAAGAGGAAAAACAGGGTTCCTGATGCCCTGTCATGATTGTAAAGTATGCGATTGCTTAGCTAGTGCATACGAAAGGAAATGATGAGTGATGAATTATGAAAGAAGCGTTCATGTGCAGACGGACGTTTCACAAAATGTTATCTTGTCCTTCATAATTCAGGATTCATAATTTTCGCCTTGGCGGGCAAGGTTTTGCCACCGGGACTTCTTTTGGAGGTGCTTCATTCGAACATTGTTTTCCATCGGGGTTCGGCTGATCATCCTTCCCGTCTTTATCAGCGCGTTTGCGCAGGAGCCGGCCCAGACCATCCACGGGACCTGGATCGCCACCGCCGGCCACGGGCAAAACCTTCAGGGAACGTGGGCCGGCAACGCACTGCCCGAGCACCCCGATGTGGCCGAGGGCACCTGGACGCTTGCGAGCGGCGGAGAGATTGTTATCCAGGGAACCTGGCGGGCGGAAAAGAACAGGCAGGGATGGGAAGGCCACTGGACAGCCCAGACCGGGCGGGGAGAATCCATGGCTGGGGCCTGGGGTGCTGACGTCGAACACTGGCAGGGCAAGACTTTTCAGGACCTGTTGAATTTGACGCTTCAGCAGGAAGTCTCCGGCTGGTGGCAGATAGGCAACCGGCAGGGCAACTGGTGGCTGAAAGGATCGCAGGACCGCGACCACTGATCCCCAGGCTTCTCCTCCTGATGTGGCTCTCATAAGGTCAATAACTGGCGGACCGAACCCCGGCGCTGCGGGCCTCGTTCCTGTTGCAACGTTGTCCCCCCGCCGGCGGCCTCGGTGTCGCTTTCGCCCGCCAGTATACCCTTTGCACGGATTTTGACTTTGCCGCGAAACCCCGGCAGTCTTTTCAGACTCACATGACGAGATTGGCCAATCGCGTGTAAAATTCCTATTCCGGCGCACGCGATTAAGAAGAAGCCGGCCCGCCGAGGATATCTTTTTGCCCGGCATCACCAGAACACGCATGACCGAGTTGGTCGGAGGCCCACAATTGAAGATTCGCAAACTGCTTCAGGGATCCATGATGATTGTACTTCTCAGCGCCAGTGCCGCCGCGCTGCGCGCTCAGGACTACCGTGTTTTCATTGAGGGCGGAGTATCCACGCTGTATGACAAACATTATTACAACGTTTACGGCGTCTCTTTCGGGTCAACTTACAGGGCGGGCAACAACTTCACCGCGGGGGCGGAATACCCCATCTTCAAAACCCTCAGCGCAGAAGGCTCGTACAGCATGTTTCGAAACAATCTGGCAGTGACCAATTTCATCAATTCCACCACCCCAAACGATGTGATTGGGTACGGAATCCGGGGCCAGAGAATCAGCATCGACGCCAATGCCCACTCTGCGGGACCCATCAGGGGCGTGCGGCCCTATCTGGTGTTCGGACTTGACCTCAACCGCTTCTCGCCCACCAGCGAAGGCGCGGCGTTGGCACAGACACGGGGGTTCAACGGCGTGCCCGGCACGGTGCTGAAATCGGATGACAAGCTTGGATATAATTTCGGTTTCGGCCTTGACATCAGCCTCACCCGCATCCTGGCGGTGCGGCTTGATGCCCGCGACCATCGCTTCAGCTCGCCCACTTACGGCCTTCCCAGCACGGCCAGTTCAGGCTTCACAGCGTACGATCCCATCAGTGGTACTGCCAGCAATCTCGTCTATTCCGCAGGCATCGTCATCCACTTCGGAAAGTAACTTCAGCGCAATGGGGCGCCTCGGCCAGTGGTGCATGGGAACCCTTTCATTCAGCGGAAACCAATGGCGTGGGCTGTTCACCTGGCCGCAAATATCCGCCGCGCGGCATTTTCTGAGTGGAAAGTGCGGGCGGCTTTTTCCAGTTCTGAATCCATTTCCGCCGCCACCAGCAGGATAAAGTTCGTAATGTAGATCCAGGTCATCAGAACAAAGAAGGCCCCCACGGCCCTGTAGGCGCCCGCCGCGCCAAAATGGCGCAGGAAGGCGTTAAATCCAATTGTAGCCGGCAGCCAGACCGCCACGACAAACAGGCTGCCCGGAGTCACCCATTGCCAGGGCCGCTTTGTGTTGGGAAGGACGTAGTTCGCAAAGTTAACCGAAAAATTCAGCAGCGCCAGCGGAATCACCCATCGCATCACATGCCACAGCACCACGAAGGCGGCGCCCGGTTCGGAATGCGTTCCCAGCCAGTGGCCCAGCCGGCCGCCAAACGTCAGCAGCGCGAAGGCCGTCAGGAAAGCCAGCGCGAACACCAGCATGACGCCGCACGCCATCAGCCGCCTTTTCCAGAAGCCGCGTGTTTCCGGCGCGTTGTAGGCCGCGTTCAATCCGTCCATCAGGCTGATCACAGCGCGAGTGGCAATCCAGATAGCGCTCACCAGGCCAAAGCTGAGCAGCCCGCCCCACTCATGGGTCAGGTTGGTTACAGTTCCGAAAACGTAGGGCTGAACAGGGTCCGGGAAGTATTGCGTGATCCAGATCAGCACGCGCGGCCACGCGCCCGTGAACGGCAGGTAACCCACAATGGCTGCCAGCACAATAAAAAAGGGGAACAGCGCCACCAGGGAGAAGTACGACATCTGCGCGGCCAGGTCTTCGCATTTGTCGCCAACCACGGCCTTCCACACGCGGCGGAGCCAAACCCGCGCCGGCAGACTGGATTCCAGGCCAAACAGGCGCGTCCACGCTAACCCACGCGCCTCGAAGGGCCTGTCTGGGCCTTCCGCGGCGCGAGGCAGACTCCCCTCCTCTTGCGGCTGGGTCAAGGCTGATGCGCTCCTCGATGCAACTTTCGCTTTACGTTCATGGTTTTCCGCGGGCGTTGGAACCAACCCCGCAATCTTGCCTCTGCCCCTATTATACGCGCCCCTAGGCAGTCCAAACCGCTTTGCGGCGGAAACCGCCCCACAGACGAGGGCCGCTCCTGTCGCCATCGGCCCAATCCTTTCAAACTCGCGCCATGGTGACTGAGTCAATCAACTCCAGTGTCCCCGCAAA comes from Acidobacteriota bacterium and encodes:
- a CDS encoding DUF4019 domain-containing protein; the protein is MKTAILTISASFCLNLAVFLRPQAIVKPATDGRGAAVKWLALVDSGEFGKSWDLSAKPFQSSISKADWIVGMNKARRFYGKTLSRRFEDSTYAANPPGFVPGEYEILRFAVSFRAQGPATETISMELQSNGKWLVAGYHIALKNQIRVRPLEFFDYR
- a CDS encoding YihY/virulence factor BrkB family protein translates to MATGAALVCGAVSAAKRFGLPRGAYNRGRGKIAGLVPTPAENHERKAKVASRSASALTQPQEEGSLPRAAEGPDRPFEARGLAWTRLFGLESSLPARVWLRRVWKAVVGDKCEDLAAQMSYFSLVALFPFFIVLAAIVGYLPFTGAWPRVLIWITQYFPDPVQPYVFGTVTNLTHEWGGLLSFGLVSAIWIATRAVISLMDGLNAAYNAPETRGFWKRRLMACGVMLVFALAFLTAFALLTFGGRLGHWLGTHSEPGAAFVVLWHVMRWVIPLALLNFSVNFANYVLPNTKRPWQWVTPGSLFVVAVWLPATIGFNAFLRHFGAAGAYRAVGAFFVLMTWIYITNFILLVAAEMDSELEKAARTFHSENAARRIFAAR